Proteins encoded together in one Thermophilibacter immobilis window:
- the pepT gene encoding peptidase T: MGENSQLSDVVERFMRYVRVDSQSDPNNEDQTPSTPQQHEMASMLGEELRTLGCTDVRVDEHAYVTGSFAASAGAEDRPALMLCSHIDSSFDAPASGVRPHIVHYEGGDLVHGLVDGEPVVTTLEQVPDLADFVGQDIVCSDGTTLLSADDKAGVAEICALLARLVANPALPHPTLKVAFVPDEEIGHGASLLDLGALGARWGYTVDGEALGEFNYECFSASEATVRVRGVMVHPGSAKNVMVNAITVASEFERMIPASERPEHAEGREGFYHPTGISGSASDVTLTYILRDFDAADFARREKTMRDVAAFLNDRYGADTVTVSIKEQYRNMAEKFGPNDQQLIDYALEANREVGIEPVAVPARGGTDGAQLTFRGLPCPNIATGGYNAHSIREFVPVRSLELTVDLLERLVAKFAGVPASAPASTKS, encoded by the coding sequence ATGGGCGAGAACTCTCAGCTCTCAGACGTCGTCGAGCGCTTCATGCGTTACGTGCGGGTGGACTCCCAGTCCGATCCGAACAACGAGGATCAGACGCCGTCCACTCCCCAACAGCACGAGATGGCCAGCATGCTGGGCGAGGAGCTGCGAACCCTAGGCTGCACGGACGTCCGGGTCGACGAGCACGCCTACGTCACGGGCAGCTTCGCGGCATCGGCAGGTGCGGAGGACCGACCGGCGCTCATGCTGTGCTCACACATCGACAGCTCCTTTGACGCACCCGCGTCGGGCGTCCGCCCGCACATCGTCCACTACGAGGGAGGTGACCTCGTCCATGGCCTCGTCGACGGCGAGCCGGTGGTCACCACGCTCGAGCAGGTCCCCGACCTCGCGGACTTCGTCGGCCAGGACATCGTCTGCTCCGACGGCACGACGCTCCTCTCGGCAGACGACAAGGCGGGCGTCGCCGAGATCTGCGCCCTTCTGGCCCGCCTTGTCGCCAATCCCGCGCTGCCGCATCCCACGCTCAAGGTTGCCTTTGTCCCGGACGAGGAGATTGGTCACGGAGCGAGCCTTTTGGACCTGGGCGCCCTGGGCGCGCGCTGGGGCTACACCGTGGACGGCGAGGCCCTGGGGGAGTTCAACTACGAGTGCTTCTCGGCCAGCGAGGCCACCGTTCGCGTGCGTGGCGTGATGGTCCACCCCGGCAGCGCCAAGAACGTCATGGTCAACGCCATCACGGTGGCCTCGGAGTTCGAGCGGATGATTCCCGCCTCCGAGCGCCCCGAGCATGCCGAGGGTCGCGAGGGCTTCTATCATCCTACGGGCATCTCGGGCAGCGCCTCTGACGTTACGCTGACCTATATCCTGCGCGACTTTGACGCCGCGGACTTCGCACGCCGCGAGAAGACCATGCGCGACGTGGCTGCCTTCCTGAACGACCGCTACGGCGCGGATACCGTCACCGTGAGCATCAAGGAGCAGTATCGCAACATGGCCGAGAAGTTCGGCCCCAATGACCAGCAGCTCATCGACTACGCGCTCGAGGCCAACCGCGAGGTGGGCATAGAGCCCGTGGCGGTGCCGGCCCGCGGGGGCACCGACGGAGCCCAGCTCACGTTTCGCGGCCTGCCGTGTCCCAACATAGCCACGGGAGGCTATAACGCGCACTCGATCAGGGAGTTCGTCCCCGTGCGCAGCCTCGAGCTCACGGTCGACCTGCTCGAGCGCCTCGTGGCCAAGTTCGCCGGGGTGCCAGCATCGGCGCCGGCGTCGACGAAGAGTTAG
- a CDS encoding HAD family hydrolase, which translates to MIRLIASDMDGTLLDENSEVPAETFGLIHELRQRGVIFVASSGRRYDTLRWFFEPVADEMDYVASLGTQVHADGQLLDREVFSTLAVRRLFETCQLFDCLHLALYDATHTYLLNDQSAYLRELDKDLPDAQSVYDPPSPDVSIIKAAVCCDRPDQIMDMAYVMERELSQLFTFLPSGSSWIDVTPRHVSKATGLEQILNYYGIKREETLAFGDSMNDYSMLRYVGHPYVMENARYAVKQIAQQVIGSNREHAVQKIMRRLLEELS; encoded by the coding sequence ATGATCAGGCTCATCGCGTCGGACATGGACGGAACGCTGCTCGACGAGAACTCCGAGGTCCCCGCCGAGACCTTCGGGCTCATCCACGAGCTGCGTCAGAGGGGCGTCATCTTCGTGGCAAGCTCGGGGCGGCGCTATGACACCCTTCGATGGTTCTTCGAGCCGGTAGCTGACGAGATGGACTATGTGGCCTCGTTGGGCACACAGGTCCACGCGGACGGGCAGCTTCTGGACCGCGAGGTCTTCTCGACGCTTGCCGTGCGACGCCTCTTTGAGACCTGCCAGCTCTTTGACTGTTTGCATCTGGCTCTCTATGATGCCACGCACACCTATCTTCTCAACGACCAGAGTGCTTACCTGCGCGAGCTCGACAAGGACCTGCCTGATGCGCAAAGTGTCTACGACCCGCCCTCGCCGGACGTGAGCATCATCAAGGCTGCCGTCTGTTGCGACCGACCCGATCAGATCATGGACATGGCCTACGTGATGGAACGCGAGCTTTCCCAACTGTTCACGTTTCTTCCCAGTGGCTCGAGCTGGATTGACGTCACGCCGCGCCACGTGAGCAAGGCGACGGGACTGGAGCAGATCCTGAACTACTACGGCATCAAGCGAGAAGAAACCCTGGCCTTCGGGGATTCCATGAATGACTATTCCATGCTGCGTTACGTGGGCCATCCCTACGTGATGGAGAACGCGCGCTATGCCGTGAAGCAGATCGCACAGCAAGTCATCGGGAGCAACCGGGAGCACGCGGTGCAAAAGATCATGCGAAGACTGCTCGAGGAGCTCTCGTAG